Proteins encoded within one genomic window of Rhododendron vialii isolate Sample 1 chromosome 1a, ASM3025357v1:
- the LOC131319399 gene encoding peroxisomal membrane protein 13, translating into MASNTQPPANSPPPKPWEQAGSSSGPTPFKPPSPGSTSDVVEASGTAKPGEIVSTADRNTPANRNALGRPVPARPWEQQTYGSTYGGYGTGTNYNSGYGSGMYGSYGGGLGGSYGGGMYGNSMYRGGYGGGGLYGGSGMYGGGMYNGGLGGPMGGYGMGMGGPPYGNQDPNNPFGAPPSPPGFWVSFLRVMEGVVTFFGRVAILIDQNTQAFHMFITALLQLLDRSGLLYGELARFVLRLLGIRTKPKRVQPPGSDLPAGPHNPHGGQNYIEGPKAAPSGAWDGVWGDNAGK; encoded by the exons ATGGCGTCTAATACTCAACCACCAG CTAATAGTCCACCCCCAAAACCTTGGGAACAAGCTGGGTCCTCGTCTGGTCCTACACCTTTCAAGCCCCCCTCTCCAGGCAGTACAAGTGACGTGGTTGAGGCTTCTGGAACAGCAAAACCCGGTGAAATCGTTTCTACAGCTGATAGGAATACACCTGCCAATAGAAATGCACTTGGAAGACCAGTACCTGCAAGGCCCTGGGAACAGCAGACATACGGGAGCACTTATGGAG GTTATGGCACAGGTACGAATTATAACTCTGGTTATGGCTCAGGAATGTATGGTTCATATGGTGGTGGGTTAGGAGGGTCATACGGTGGAGGAATGTACGGAAACAGCATGTATCGAGGAGGTTATGGTGGAGGTGGGCTATATGGAGGGTCTGGTATGTATGGCGGGGGAATGTACAATGGTGGTCTTGGAGGCCCTATGGGTGGTTATGGGATGGGCATGGGGGGTCCACCATATGGAAATCAGGATCCTAATAATCCGTTTGGCGCTCCGCCATCTCCTCCGGGGTTTTGGGTATCCTTCCTGCGGGTG ATGGAAGGGGTGGTAACCTTCTTTGGCCGGGTTGCAATACTGATAGACCAGAATACGCAGGCATTCCACATGTTTATTACCGCCCTTCTTCAG CTTTTGGATAGATCAGGGTTACTATATGGAGAGCTTGCTAGATTTGTGTTGAGACTGCTGGGGATTAGAACAAAGCCTAAAAGGGTTCAGCCGCCTGGGTCTGATTTACCCGCTGGCCCTCACAATCCCCATGGAGGGCAAAACTACATCGAAGGACCCAAGGCAGCTCCAAGTGGTGCGTGGGATGGTGTATGGGGAGATAATGCTGGCAAGTGA
- the LOC131319408 gene encoding large ribosomal subunit protein uL18-like: MVFVKAQKSRAYSKRFQVKFKRRREGKTDYRARIRLINQDKNKYNTPKYRFVVRFTNKDIVAQITSATIAGDIVLAAAYAHELPHFGLEVGLTNYAAAYCTGLLLARRVLKMLEMDDEYQGNVEATGEDFSVEPAESRRPFRALLDVGLIRTTTGNRVFGALKGALDGGLDIPHSDKRFAGFSKDNKQLDAEIHRKYIYGGHVAAYMGTLMEDEPEKYQTHFSRFIKKGVESDGIEEMYKKVHAAIRADPTPKKSQKEPPKEHKRHNLKKLTYEERKARLIERLNALNSAAAGGDDDDEDDDDE; encoded by the exons ATG GTGTTTGTGAAAGCTCAAAAGTCAAGGGCCTACTCCAAGCGGTTCCAAGTCAAGTTCAAGAGAAGGAGAG AGGGAAAGACAGACTACCGGGCCAGGATTCGCTTGATCAACCAGGACAAGAACAAGTACAACACTCCAAAATACCGATTTGTCGTGCGATTT ACTAACAAGGATATAGTTGCACAAATCACATCTGCTACCATTGCTGGTGATATTGTTCTTGCAGCTGCTTATGCCCATGAACTACCTCATTTTGGGCTTGAAGTCGGCCTTACAAATTATGCTGCAG CTTACTGCACTGGACTCCTCTTGGCCCGTCGAGTTCTCAAAATGCTTGAGATGGATGATGAATATCAGGGAAATGTTGAG GCAACTGGGGAGGATTTCTCTGTTGAACCGGCTGAGAGCAGAAGGCCCTTCCGTGCTCTCCTAGATGTTGGGCTCATTCGAACAACTACTGGAAATCGTGTTTTTGGTGCTCTCAAG GGAGCATTGGATGGTGGACTTGATATTCCTCACAGTGACAAGAGGTTTGCTGGATTCAGCAAAGACAATAAGCAACTTGATGCTGAAATCCACCGCAAATATATCTATGGAGGCCATGTTGCTGCATATATGGGG ACCCTGATGGAAGATGAGCCAGAGAAGTACCAGACTCACTTTAGCAGGTTCATCAAAAAAGGTGTTGAGTCAGATGGAATCGAGGAGATGTACAAAAAAGTCCATGCAGCAATACGTGCTGACCCCACCCCAAAGAAATCCCAGAAGGAGCCACCAAAGGAACACAAGAG GCATAACCTGAAGAAGCTAACTTACGAGGAAAGGAAGGCCAGGTTGATAGAGAGGTTAAATGCTCTCAACTCTGCCGCTGctggtggtgatgatgatgatgaggacgacgacgacgagtgA
- the LOC131319418 gene encoding GPN-loop GTPase 3 — translation MGYAQLVIGPAGSGKSTYCSSLFQHCETMRRTIHIVNLDPAAENFDYPVAMDIRELISLDDVMEELGLGPNGGLMYCMEHLEENLDDWLTEELDNYLDDDYLIFDCPGQIELFSHVPVLKNFVEHLKRKNFNVCVVYLLDSQFMTDVTKFISGCMASLSAMVQLELPHVNILSKMDLVTNKREIEDYLNPEPRVLLSELNQRMAPQFGKLNKALIELVDQYSMVSFVPLDLRKESSIRYVLSQIDNCIQYGEDADVKVKDFDPEDD, via the exons ATGGGTTACGCACAGCTAGTTATTGGCCCTGCAGGCAGTGGCAAG TCTACATACTGCTCTAGTTTGTTTCAACACTGTGAAACGATGAGGCGAACAATCCATATCGTGAACTTAGATCCTGCTGCCGAAAATTTCGATTATCCCGTAGCCATGG ATATCAGGGAACTCATTTCTTTGGATGATGTTATGGAAGAGCTTGGATTGGGTCCAAACGGTGGCCTTATGTATTGCATGGA GCACCTTGAAGAAAATCTGGATGATTGGCTTACAGAGGAATTGGACAACTACTTGGACGATGATTACTTGATTTTTGACTGCCCGG GCCAGATAGAGCTTTTTTCACATGTTCCCGTACTTAAAAACTTCGTGGAGCATTTGAAGCGCAAGAACTTCAATGTTTGTGTCGTCTACTTGCTTGATTCACag TTCATGACTGACGTCACCAAGTTTATAAGTGGTTGCATGGCTTCACTTTCTGCAATGGTTCAACTTGAATTACCCCATGTTAACATTCTCTCCAAAATGGATCTTGTGACGaacaaaagagaaattgaaGA TTACTTGAATCCAGAACCTCGTGTTTTGCTCTCAGAGTTGAATCAACGCATGGCTCCTCAATTTGGAAAGCTTAACAAAGCTTTGATTGAATTA GTGGATCAGTACAGCATGGTAAGCTTCGTGCCCTTGGACTTAAGGAAAGAGAGCAG TATACGATACGTCTTATCCCAAATTGATAACTGCATTCAGTACGGAGAAGATGCAGATGTCAAGGTTAAGGATTTTGATCCAGAGGATGATTAG